The Candidatus Micrarchaeia archaeon genome has a segment encoding these proteins:
- the kae1 gene encoding KEOPS complex N(6)-L-threonylcarbamoyladenine synthase Kae1 has product MITLGIESTAHTLGIGIVRDWEVLSNVYDTYKPVKEGIVPRKAADHHAEFFSKLLVSNLEKAEVKLSDVDLIAFAQGPGMGAPLRMGVVMAKYLAKRLDTPIIGVNHCYAHAKISERLTGLKSPLYVYLSGGNTQLLLEEKKGFHVLGETLDIGQGNLFDSFARNIGMEYAHGAALAELAEGGRYVELPYSVKGMNLVFSGLLTQASKLAKTHPKKDVAYSLMETSFAMVCEAAERALFLTKKKKLVACGGVVQNKRLQEMLKIMCRDDGVEFGVAPDEFNRDNGAMIAYAGELMYAKQRNRKPVEEWEAIQNYRIDLVGKV; this is encoded by the coding sequence ATGATAACGCTCGGAATAGAAAGCACGGCCCACACGCTCGGGATAGGGATAGTGCGGGACTGGGAGGTGCTTTCAAACGTTTACGATACGTACAAACCGGTTAAGGAAGGCATTGTACCCAGGAAAGCCGCAGACCACCACGCGGAGTTTTTTTCAAAGCTACTGGTTTCTAACCTCGAAAAAGCTGAAGTAAAGCTAAGCGATGTTGATTTGATTGCTTTTGCCCAAGGGCCGGGAATGGGCGCTCCGCTCAGGATGGGCGTGGTGATGGCCAAATACCTGGCGAAGAGGCTGGATACGCCCATAATAGGAGTGAATCACTGCTATGCTCACGCGAAGATAAGCGAGCGCCTCACAGGGCTGAAGAGCCCGCTTTACGTTTATTTGAGCGGAGGGAACACCCAGCTCCTGCTGGAGGAGAAAAAAGGCTTCCACGTGCTTGGCGAAACCCTGGACATAGGGCAGGGAAACCTTTTCGACAGCTTCGCGCGGAACATCGGAATGGAATACGCGCACGGAGCCGCGCTTGCGGAATTGGCCGAAGGAGGAAGATACGTGGAGCTTCCTTACAGCGTGAAAGGGATGAATTTGGTTTTCTCCGGATTGCTCACCCAGGCCAGCAAGCTTGCGAAAACCCATCCGAAAAAAGATGTTGCGTATTCGCTTATGGAAACCTCTTTCGCGATGGTGTGCGAGGCTGCCGAGCGGGCGCTTTTCCTCACCAAAAAGAAGAAACTTGTGGCGTGCGGAGGGGTTGTGCAGAACAAAAGGCTGCAGGAGATGCTCAAAATCATGTGCAGGGATGATGGTGTGGAATTCGGAGTTGCTCCGGATGAATTCAACAGGGACAACGGTGCGATGATTGCATATGCCGGGGAACTGATGTACGCAAAACAGCGAAACCGGAAACCAGTGGAGGAATGGGAAGCGATACAGAATTACAGGATAGACTTGGTTGGCAAGGTATGA